Part of the Tamandua tetradactyla isolate mTamTet1 chromosome 11, mTamTet1.pri, whole genome shotgun sequence genome, gtatggttgagggagaaggacaGGGGCACTATGGAATCAGAAGGGAAGacaaaggataaagactgagactgtAAAGTGTAAGAATACCTACAGTGGACAAGGGTGGTGATTAAATacacaagtataaaaatatttttgcatgggagataacaaatgaatgtcaacattacaaggGTTTGAAACTGGAGAGCATATAGGAATAGATACACTCTCTGCAAGCTAGGATTTATAATCAACAATAATGTTGTACTGtatttccactgaatataacaaaggcattatgccaaaactaccaaaaagtggggggcatgggggaggggtaaagGCTCcatatggaagaaaaggaaatgtcttcttgTCTTCATTTATATTATGGTgacaaaggcatgtctatttacttaggttggattggcTGATGTGTGaacaaaattgattaaaaatgaacaagaagGAACAAGTTCTAGATAAAATGTGGAGAGAGTTATGtactgttggtagagaagctgagaggtgcatCCCCTCTTGAGGGCAGTGTCGTGATTTCACAGGAGACTAAGGGTAGGTTTGCCATGTGATCTTGCAACCGCATTGCTAGATAGTtgcttggaggaactgagagtggggatgcgaataaacatttgcatactaatatttatggtggcagtgtccctgattcacaatggatggagggggcTTAAATGTACAataactgaagaatggaaggtgaactgtggtgtttacacaGAATAGATAACTAAGCagctataagaaagaatgaagatgaatgaatcttaaagagtgcatgttgaataaaaatgtcagaaacaaaaaggcaaatattatcatgccttactcataagtattaactataatataaaaactcagagaattgaagtcgagaacATGGCCTATCAGGTTAGGGGCTGTTTTCAAGGTCCTAGATGGCAAGCTCTCCCAGAAGTTACATGTATttaggaattgtaactgatatttataaattttgagatactgagatttttgcatataacctggtcatttcctgaaactttggatatttatttgatacctgagacttagagttagaccattgaagttatgaaagtcagaattacccaattagcaactgttaaaaaagttgaaaaagtgatcagcctttgtctagacatatgaatgaagctcatATGtataggagtaaggtaaatcagaatactgagtaaaggatgatgtagttcatattttcaaacttcaacctctgtgtgagatcaaagggtgagatgtttatttggtgcaaaatttatattttgggtagcacattctTTAACTTAACTTGCAGGGTCAATTTAatagaacaccataattacatggaatcttgaaaagggcatgagatcttgATGGATTGTACAGGTTAGGGTGATACTTCAATATATCCcatagtaatttgggcagaaaataaaaaagtatttgcaaagtctcctttaggaactggggagaaaggaagaaatatctaactttccatctggggaattcctgatacttttGCAAGCAGTAAAGACAACAaattcaaaaggctgagccctcaatctagGAGCTCATGCCTATGAATCTTATTTCTGCAAATGAGAGGTTAAGCCTATTGTTAACTGTGTCTAAGAGTCATCTCTgtagagcctcttttgttgctcacatgtggcctctcactctaaaTGAAATTGACAGTTGATTATCCtgaggcattatatagatattcctctttAATCTATAGTGTATTGTactggctaaagggaagtacttgaaacttttcaactgtgttccagtaaccttgattctttaagaagactgtataactataaagatattacaatatgactgtgtgattacgAAAATcatgtttctgatgctccttttgtccagggtaaggacagatgagtaaaaaaaaaaaagaaggataaaaaagaaataaagggaaaaaattgttCAATTGAAaaactgtgggtcaatgagagggagaagtaaggggtatgagatgtttgagttctttttgttctttatatttctttttctagagtgatgcaaattttctataagtgatcatggtgaaaaacacacaaccatgtgatgatattgtgagccgctgattgtataatatggttggactgatgtgtatggatatttctcaataaaaatatatgtttcagAAATGTTGACAAGGCAGCCAAGTGAATGGGAGAGAAGGTAActatatatctaataagggtttgcTATCCAGCATGTATGAAGAATAATACaatataaggaaaaattaaacaattatcaaatgggcaaaagatacaaatatgcagttttccaaataggaaataaaaaattgctaaaatcacatgaagagatactcatctTCATTAACTTTTAAGGAAATACAAAGCAAAACTTCAATGAAATAAatctcacacctataggaattgctgctattaaagaagaaatacaagtattggagaggatgtggataaattggAACACATATTTACTgtttgtggaaatgtaaaatcaTACAACCTGTGTGATTGCCTGATGCCCTTTTTATCTaagttatggacagatgagtaaaaaataagaatgaaaataaacaaataatagggggaggtaaatagtaaaaattaggtagattgaaatcctgagtcaaagagagggaggagcaAAGGACACAGGATGtgtgagttcttttctttttttttaagttttatttatagTCCTTTTGTTAGAGCAGTTGCATGCTCTCATACTTTCTTTTTCAGGAACAGTATTAAGTAGTGAATTTGTATCCagtaatgatttcatttgttttctcatcCTTACTTTTACATattagagatttttcttttcattgcagGCAGATTCTGATTAGAatagtcaataaaatatttgctattaaaTCCCACCAACCAATAACATCTCACTAGTCTGAATGACCTGTTTTTTCTCAGTGTTGAAGgttataattaaaatgaatttacatGTGAATAAGAAGGCAAATCTTTTTATTAGCCAGTGTTCCAGAAACAATGCTACTAACAGTTGATCTTTCCTTCAAACAAAGACACATATAAGCAGTCACCATTCatatatttcaaagttttttaGTCAACCCTCGGGAATTGGGGCACATTTTTTCACAGAAGAAAATGGTACTTAGATTCCCTGTAGACCTTACCACAGATAGCTTGCTTGGGAAGCTAATCAATCCACTTAACCACGAACTACTTAACTTGAGTGTAGTTGGTGAATTACTAATAGGAGATACTGACCAGCATCTGCAACATCACCCCAACTAAGGAAATGGTGTGCAACAGCCAACCCCACACATTCAAGTATATCAAAGTTGGAGCTCCTTGTGCTGTGTACCTCTGTCCCTATGTGTAGAAAACAGTAGGTTCATTATGGGGGTAACAAATGTACAGTTATAAAATACTTATAACCTATTATAAAAGTATACCATGTAAgtcttttgttattgttattgaaAGCAAAAACTTGTTAGCATGTCAACGtatctttaacatttttccctTATTTATGATATAATAAAGTCATGatttataattcaaaaataattttctgctttttaaaactaCTGTGCAAACTATGTACTCTTGGGGAGGTTTGAAATTTATTAGCAGTTTGTTTAAATATGTTCACCTTACTTAGATACTGATTTCAATGCCAGTATGTTCcctaaatatttatgagaaatatGCATTGTATTTCTAAAGAAGTTTTGATACTTGATAGTACCCTAGAACATGAAACCCACTTTCAATACCACTTCCTGACCAATTCTTCACAAACCCTCagtctttttgcttttgtttttgccttgGTTAAATGACTAATTGTAAATGCAAATGATACTGTTTGTTTTAGAAGTCATCTTTTCAGTCTTAATGATGGCTAACATGGGTAAAATTTAGCAGTGAATAGTCTGCATTTGTAATAGGAAAGCTAAATTTTCTCAAGAATATTTGGATACTACAATACCAAATTTTAAATCATCacctttttctccagtatgaCCAAAGGCAAATATGCATTTTTGAGTGCAGCTTTGCCCAGCTACTTAAGAGAAAAGCATGTCACCAAAGTTGCAGTAGGGATACTGTGGTTTGAATGGATACCATCACTCTTTTCTCTATGAACAGTGCAGAGCATTGTCTGGAGTGACATTTTGTGCAGAATCCCTGATGCTCCCACTGCTCCTTCCATCAGTACAGTAAGTAATAGAATCACATGGGGAAGCCATGAgtctgagaaaaataaattgcacTCAATAGCCAGTCTCTCCTTCTAGAGAAACCAGTACAGACACAGCTATTCTGGTACCTCTTCTTACATACAGTCTGAATCAGGTTTATTCCATAAGAAATTGTTGAGAATCAGCCAAAGCTTGGATGACCCAGTCATCTTGATTtgcaaaattaaaagaataaaactagGTTGTCAGTCATTAGTGTAGATTAAAGTATAGTTATTGAACTGGTGCTTAAAAATCCTTAGGGGTAAAAAGCCTCAAAAGTACAAATGAATTATTTTGGAAAGTAAGATTGCCATTtctgaatttcccatttttaaagttaacattacatgaaataatataaaacactAAACTGCTTTATATTCTATTAAGAAATAGAGTATAAAGATGAAGTCTTGTTTCATACCTTTTGCAGTatagcaaaagtttttaaaatgcaaacccATTTCTCTGTATAGAAGGGGATCATTGTGATACTTACTTAAGTCACTTAATACAGAACATTTGCAGTCAACTGCAACTCTAGCCATCCATATATAAGTCTGTTCCAAGGTTGCTATACCACATGGGAAGATGAAATCTCTCTGtttgtttattccttttccttcagCTGTATCTGATGATAGTACAAGGTTTCATAATAaagttttatgttgtttttaaaatgtgtaggTTATTTTTGTGAATCTGATTAAATAGTTGTGGGATGGGGAAGGAAGAAATTAATggactggaaggaaagcaaagTAGTGATAGTTTCCAGTGGACTTACTGTAGAAAAACTGCTGCAGGAGAGTCCTATTGCTTGAACACTTCCCAAACTTGAGAAGGAGCATCATAATCATCTGGAGGTCTCATTAAAATACAGATACCTGTTTCCTACCTTCAGAATTTCtggttcagtaggtctggagtaAAGCCTGatcatttgcatttccaaaaaAGGGATAGCATTATAGTTACCCATAAATATTGAAGAAATTGtaataaaatgtcataaaatacTTTTGCTGTTACATTTCATAATTTAGATGACATTTACTATTCCTTAAAGATGTTCACACAGGAGAAACAGGCAACCAAAACAGCCCTATGTCTATTcatgaaattgaatatttcctcaaaattttgCACAAGACAAAAATGTGAGAATTCTTTTCACAATATGAAAAGGGTACTTTTCCTTCAGATTCAAATATAGACAGAATGCTATGTGAAATCTCCTCAACCATGCAGAAAAGACAACCTCTTGAGAGATAGTAgagcaaaaacagaagaaagctgGGTCCCAGGATAATGTCATAGAAAGAGTAATCCAAAACAAAAGTCTGCGCTGTTACATCCAAGGATGATTCTCATCCCTTTGTTGAACCCCACCATTCTGAATCCCTTTCTCACACAAAGATAGCATGTACCCAACAAATACAGTTCTCTCCACATCCCAATCACATTACCTggtaaatatttccttctttacaaaattctttccttctgttaatATGATTGTACTTCTATGTTTGAAAGTTTGAGCTGGTATTGCCAAAGCCACACTCTTCTCTCTACATATCTAAAGAATGTCTGCCAGCAATATACATCTCAGTcacccttatttaaaaaaaatgattttaaaaattattatgtttTTTCTGTAGTAAAAGTAGCATACTTTGTAGAGAAACAGACTTGATATAGAGTGGTGATGAAGACTGTGAGCTCTAAAGTCAGCCAGTCTGGGTTCAAATGTGAACTTGTCTTTGAAACTGTGGATTGATGATGACTGATTTCTATAATTCCTGTGGGCAGAGAGATTACATCTGTAAAACTCAACCCAAACATATTTATTGTGGCACTCTTCTACATGCTGGGgataaataactgaaaataacCAGCAGAAATCTTGTGCTTATAGAGCTTTCATAGtggcagaaaacagaaaagaaacaaatggcatAAGCAAAATATATAGACTATTAAATGGGATAACTGCCAGGAACAAAGTACCAAAAAGGAGGGATGGGACAGTTGCAATCTAAAATAAGGTGGTAAGGAAAGGTTTTATGAGGAAGAGATTGAGAAAGGATCCATGAAATTATGTGCGGTAGGgaatttcaggaaaaagaaaaaatgaaaaactccaGGTAGCATCAAGATTAATGGATATAGGGAAGTGAAAAAAGGTCCTTGTGGCTGTTCCAAAGTGAAAATGGCAAACTCAATGATACTGGATGAGTTCCTATGAATAAGGAGAAGGGACAGGATAAGTTTGGATATGCAGCTTtggtaaaaaaatttaatttttccattagtGTGATGGGAAGTCTTGTAGGTTATTTGAAGAAAAGTAGCATGATCCAACTTACTTTGGTAATAGTATGACTCTGCCCCTATATTGAGATCAAGCTCAAGAGGACTAAGCCAGAAAACAGGAGACAATACAGAAGGGTATAGAAGGTTTCATCAGTAATTTAGAGACTGAGATGATGGTTTCTTGGGCAAGGTTGGTGGCAGAGGAGGTGTTGAAAACTAGTCTTTACCTGAACAAATAGGAGGATGGCTTTCTATTAATGGAGATTAAACTTCAGATATTGCAAGTAATTATTTGAGAGTTAGCTTGTGAAGATAAGCCAGGTTAATTATAGAACTGAGAGCTTTTGCTTATAGCCTGGCATTAAGTTGTTTCTCAGTAAATCTAATatgtttttacaattattatATTAAATCAATCATTTGCAACAGAAActattgttcatattttatcCTACCATTTTCCTGTCCTATTTTCTTCATCattaatagatgaaaaaattacAATACATAGGTATGGCATGGCACCAGACAAAAGGATTTCAGATGtggtaaaaagggaaattttaggttgtacctGTATTACTAGAATACAAATTAGATAGGAGTGTACAATACAAGCATTGAATCCTAATGCAAAGCATAACCTATAACTAATCACAATTTAAATTGttagcacactaatgcaaaattaGTAACATGGGGATTTATTGGGGAGTTGCAaattatgcatgattttcctcTAAACCTTCaacatttctaataaaaataaaattaatacaggcataaatatataaataaataaggaaggaAGCAAACATGTTTTGTTGGATTTGGAgtagaaatttagaaaaatattcagaCCACATTTTACACAAAATATGATACACACTGATACAAATATGGATGAAGGAAGATGCAAATAATTTAGTGCTTTTATGTTGATGAAAGTTTCTGTTACATACACATAACAACATAAGTCCTCACTGGACTATATTATAAGAGGGTATGGCATTCTTAATTTAGTTAAAAGTTAAGTATTTCCCAAGCTCCTTATTGTCTACATAATTATAGAATGTGTTGAGCATTTTTGCCAACAAACAACAAGATGCACTTTTTTATGATATtgattttaaacaaagaaatgacTGGCAGTTATTGATACATCACAGAATGTTGAAGTCTTCAAATAATTAGCAGGTAGACACAAAAGAGATGATACTACATGCATATTTTTAATCTGTTGAATTtatataatttcaggtattaaaatATTGCAAGATGAGGGTCTTGATCTCACCTGTGTACCAACAAAACATTCATCTACCAACATTAAATGACAAAGCAATTATAAACATTACACTGATGTGtaaaaggaaaactgcaaaacagtaaaaaaagagagaaagtgtggAACACATATGTAATATAAACCTATACATAATAAGTAGTAGTCTAGAAGaccatgaaaaaatataaaatataattaggatatttctattttctttaatattttaaaatgattaccAAATTTTCTTTGGGATTCACATTTAATTTTTGCTCTTACTAAATATTATCATAATATTTTCCAATGCTCTAACTAATGTTTAAAGTTGATTTCCCTTCTTAGCTATTTGTTTATTAATAAGATTAATCAAGGTGTTTATGAAACTCCAGTGAATGTTTTTATAACAAAACAGTGCACATTCAAAATTTTACAAGACTGTAATTTTTCTGATTATGATAGTAACTAATTAACAGGactttattaaattctccatATTTAACCTCTGATTTAATCTTTACAGTAACTCAATGGAtttacaattatatatttttcacactTAAGGAAACTGATATTTACCAAGGGGAAATCTGCTAAAAACCTGACAAAGCTAAAACCGTAGATTGTCATGTCAAAACCAGCACTTTTTTATGATTCAGCTATGATTCTATTCTaaagaataaatggaatgacCCCTGGAAGTCTTCTCCATAATACAATTCTGTGAAATTGGAACATGCATGGGTATTTCTATGATACATTTTGAAAGATGATGCAAAACACTTTTCATAttgcttttaaaaacacatatatttatgtctaAGGGATGCCATATATTTTATAACTTTCTATTATTATGCAGATTTCTAacatattcttcaaaatattctagATCATGTGTGATGTTGGACAGATGACTCAGAATATATGCAAATTAATTAAAGTGTATTATTATATTTGAGAGTAAATTATACTCAAATAGGAAGGACTCAAAAGATGAGATTAAATTTTCAGCCTCCCCCTAATTTAAATTATCTCGCACCATCTCTCTTCTGCATGAATCTAATGagagcatttttcacttctttgttccTAAGACTATAAATGAGTGGATTAAGCATGGGGGTCACCATAGTATAAAACACAGAAGCCACTTGATCCTTTCCCAAGGAATaagatttttttggttttaaataaataaaaattgtagtGCTGTAATAGATGGTGACTCCCAAGAGGTGGGAGGCACAAGTAGAGAAGGCTTTGCACTTTCCTGAGGTGGAATTAATCTTCAGGATAGTGGACAGAATGGACCCATAAGAGATAGAGATTATGATAAGAGACAACAGTACATTTAAACTAGCGACAATGAACAGCATGATTTCAGAGTCACGAGTGTCTGTGCAGGACAGAACTAACATTGGAATTacatcacagaaaaagtgataaattacATTAGATTTGCAGAAATGTAAACTGTTCATGTAAATAAGATTGACTAATGATTCAGTGAAGCCAATCATATAGGATCCAGTGATGAGAGCACGGCAGAGTCTCGTGGACATGACAACTGGGTAATTTAGAGGATTGCAAAcagccacatagcggtcataggccattgaagagagaaggaaaaattcagtgacagccaataagaaaaaaaaagacatctggaTGAAGCATCCcacaaatgaaatatatttgttgGAAGTCAAATTCTCTAAGGTTTTAGGTGCAATGACTGTTGAGTAACAAAGGTCAAGGAATGAGAGCTGgctgaggaaaaaatacatgggggtgtgaagttGGAGGTCCAGGTGAATTATCAGTATCATCCCTGCATTACCCAGCAGGGTAATCAGGTATATCAGGAGAAAAAGTGTAAAGAGGACCCACCAGATTTCCCCAGATTCTGTCAATCCCATAAGAATGAAGTCAGGCACATTCGTGTTATTCCTACTTTCCATAGCAGTCACTGTTGTAAACTGTTGGGAAATCAAAGGTGGTGCTTTGtgtaaatgttttgaaattatatCTGTTTTGTGAATGATCTGGCATTTAGAAAACAAAGTTCCTAGACTCTAAATATTCATAATAAATAGTAGTTTACAAAATATGACTGAAAAGAATGAACATGACTGTCCAATCTAAATTAGCCATAAATCATCATTTGATATTATGTAATAGAAGCTCACATAtatcacattaataaaatgaatttgaCATTCTTAtaaatgcttcttttatttacctcCTCATTCAGATAAAAATATTATACCATGGGTAATAGTAGTGTGTaatctttttagaaaataaaaagagcacaGAACGTTAACTTAGCCAGACATAACCACTAACAGCTGTTTGATCTGTGATTCTGCCAAGAATATGTGAGTCCAGAGATTATGTTCATAACACTCTATttctacttaaaaataatttcagaaaaaaacagaaaaataatcccAGATATGTAGACATCAATGATAGAGATATATATGCTTCACTTGTTCTTTTGAATCCTGTGCTATTTAATAGAAATGACAGGTAAGAAGTTAAAAAGTTAATTACTGGGGTGTATTAATGTTATAGCACACATATTgcacttaattttcagaaaatatgttttttaggggttatttaaaataaaatttctttcaaaaactaTATTTGGCTATATATACCTTTCTTGATGACTCTGATTCCATCAattctatgttttcatttctacaaatgGAAATATGCTTAGTTAGGTATGCTTACTTTGGTAAGGTCAACatgatatgtatatgtatatccaCAGTCTCCTAATAATATTCCTGTTTTGTATTAGAAAAACTAAAACGCTCCAACTTTAAATACACGAGAATACTTACCATAAGCCAAAGTTGGTGAAAAACTACTTCCAGCATTATCTATCTAGAAATATGTCAGCTTGAAATTTTTTcacagataataaaaatatgtaggtTGTTTTAGAAGCCTAAACTTTCAGCAATATAATAATTACAATCCTTTCAAATAACATTCATTTAGGTTTTGTACATGAATGCCTAacctaaacatttattttagatCCTGTTCAATTAGAAAGTTCTCCTGGAAAGTGGGTTTCACAAGTTTACCAGGAGACTACTGTAAATTCAAGCAGATCAGGGCACCCTTTGCCTTTTACCATGATGATGCCATGGCACCACATATATTAAATGCTGCTGATAATGAAACATTTGATCATCTCTGGGACCAATTCTGATACTTGGAATGATTCCAAGGATAAAAGTCTGAACACTAATGCATGTTAGGTTTGTAATGGAGTGCTGCTTTCCCCATAGAAAGCACATAATATTAAGCAACatattttggtcttctttctGATGTTTTCATTAATGAATAGGTAAGAGAGAAGGAAGGCAAATATAGAGATATATTTAATTAACCAGATTCTTAACCATTGGAGATAGAATAGCACATTGTTCAAGATGAcacatttgtatatataaaatgtgtcATTGGAGTAAAGATTGTCTGTTTCAAGAAATTAGAATACAAGAAAATTCAAATAGGAAAATTAAGTATCATTAACCCCGAGATGTATTTCCttccaattattttcctttgtgaatATAATATTTATGTTTAGGTATacttgtgtatttatatatatattttatcacacAGTATTTTCAgcaaaattctgattttattatgaaatatatatgatACAGTTTGACCTCTGTTATATGGGACTTTTGTAAAGTGCACAGATACTGTATTTTGTACTGGCTGGTACAtcatttccaacttctttctaAGAATGTACAACAGCTGAATGAATGGGCATTTTTGTggcaccaaaaggaaaaaatggtgGAATTTCACCTTTTAGTTTTGGTGCCTTCACTTACCTCAGGCATACTGTTGTATTAACAAAACAATGTGCaactcatttcattattttagtgcATTCTCTTATATTTAAGATAGTAtgagagaagaaagtaaaaattaatgCTGAGTTGAATAAGCATTTTATAGCTAACTCAATGGCAAATACCTCTGTATAACCAGGTAAAACATCTGGTGACTCTTACATTAATGGGTGATAATAAAATCACTTTTCCTATAGTTTTATAATCAACTTGGACAAGGAAAACTGTTTATACTGCAGAAGTTTAGGAGAGAATTTGAGGGCATGGATCAAGGCATTAaaattattgtattgtatttttaattgtttggAAACAGAATTCTTCTCTTCATCAAAAATTCAGTAATGCTGAGGAAAGTTTCCTTGGAGGTCAAAAATCCAGCATCACTAATTTCACAATAGGTGTCTTCTGCATTTACTGCAGTTTAGTGactaatggaaatgttttatgtAAATTCCACTTCAAGAAGCCTTGCCCAGTCCTTTCAAAATCGCCATGCATGAATTTTTCATCACAGCATTGAAATCTGTTTGTATGCTATTAATTGTACTCTCAAATAATATTAGTAAAATTGGAAGAGAAGATAGGTCTCAAAACTAAATTTATGACTAATTTTGCTGAAGTTTATTTGTGGGACTCCAGTATGTCATCTcaaattataaaattgtttagGGGGAGGACCAGGAGTAAGAAACACAATAGAAATATGACTTTTTGTCCTATATTTCAAGaatattattgaaaaattttaacCATATCTCACATGATTATATTGCAAGTGTTTTTCTAGGGGGCAAAATTCACCTACTTAGAGTACTTTTAGTACACTTAATATTATCATGATCACTTCTAAACAACCAATATGCAGGTTAtaacaggataagaaaagcacagactcTGGAGCTTCACGGTAAAGTCTGAAAACTTGCTGGATCCCACATTTAGGAAAAGCTAATGCTGGATATTCTCTCCTCTTGAGAGGTGggtctgtctggtctgggaaaatctgattggggtatataatatctgaggaaatcCTCCTCAGGGAACAAAAATGTGCTCCAtctaggtagggcaagaaacagaataactgaaaatttttgatcagttaaacaaatttatgctagaggtctagaataaggtgaactgaatgtcaaagaacagatagagaataaacTCATCCAGCAGGATAATTCTagataaaagagtaaaaacaaactcgagaataaactaattaaggaaatcaaatgcttagacacccggaaaaaataatgattcacactaggaaatttgaagatatggctcagtcaaaggaacaaaccaacacttgaaatgagatacagcagTTCAAACAACTAATCTAGCATGTTCAATAAGACATGT contains:
- the LOC143649750 gene encoding olfactory receptor 8H1-like, with amino-acid sequence MESRNNTNVPDFILMGLTESGEIWWVLFTLFLLIYLITLLGNAGMILIIHLDLQLHTPMYFFLSQLSFLDLCYSTVIAPKTLENLTSNKYISFVGCFIQMSFFFLLAVTEFFLLSSMAYDRYVAVCNPLNYPVVMSTRLCRALITGSYMIGFTESLVNLIYMNSLHFCKSNVIYHFFCDVIPMLVLSCTDTRDSEIMLFIVASLNVLLSLIIISISYGSILSTILKINSTSGKCKAFSTCASHLLGVTIYYSTTIFIYLKPKKSYSLGKDQVASVFYTMVTPMLNPLIYSLRNKEVKNALIRFMQKRDGAR